The following proteins are encoded in a genomic region of Desulfobacteraceae bacterium:
- a CDS encoding PilZ domain-containing protein, giving the protein MKASQTRERLIQRINAMTDEQCRDLLKLLDWQQRDQRRFPRQNSTNPSRFFIQDQEYAGVIKNVSADGMFIESPQSVAPGEEVTIVFSLFSFEDPIRITGRIAWKDRNGFGVKLDMNLRELIKTAAAKPPES; this is encoded by the coding sequence GTGAAGGCGTCCCAGACCAGAGAGCGGCTGATCCAACGGATCAACGCCATGACCGACGAGCAATGCCGGGATCTGCTGAAGCTGCTGGATTGGCAGCAGCGGGACCAGCGGCGCTTTCCCCGCCAAAACAGCACCAACCCGTCGCGCTTTTTCATCCAAGATCAAGAGTATGCGGGCGTCATCAAAAACGTCAGCGCCGACGGCATGTTCATCGAATCCCCGCAGAGCGTCGCGCCCGGTGAGGAGGTGACGATCGTTTTTTCCCTGTTCAGCTTCGAGGACCCGATTCGCATCACCGGCCGCATCGCCTGGAAAGATCGCAACGGCTTCGGTGTCAAACTCGACATGAATCTGCGGGAGTTGATCAAAACCGCCGCCGCCAAACCGCCCGAGTCCTGA